A part of Neoarius graeffei isolate fNeoGra1 chromosome 8, fNeoGra1.pri, whole genome shotgun sequence genomic DNA contains:
- the gpr151 gene encoding G-protein coupled receptor 151 yields the protein MDKLQPGNISAPNGTLNRRAFLEKGAYQHLQQGDLKVLVPVGFGVISVLGFIANATAVGVLVGNARKSKLSLINALILNLLMADGLLLAFAVPFKATAYSSRQGWTLGLVVCKTCDWFVHSCMAAKSLTVAIMAKACYRYVCNPTKQVAIRLKTIMVVLLFTWLLACILPLPHWLFMSLQKEDGGVLCMLEVPPEARDFMSFYVKAYPLVSFCAPLSFALLYFWRAHGRCQRRCSKTQNLRAQIRSRKLTLMLFGLTMAMATMWLPHWVAWVWMRHAADTDGPVPPVLFAVAAQFFMFAISLVNPLIVLALSEEFREGYKGLWRRLTLRKHAPKQQPKPGPHMPTAPRSPTPRPEASAHIPPTNPDESRPDKQQQQLEESPGNTDGMVLPDVEQFWHERESGSMSQENDPIPWEHQDPKEAKQ from the coding sequence ATGGACAAACTGCAGCCCGGGAACATCAGCGCGCCTAATGGCACCCTGAACAGACGCGCGTTTCTGGAGAAAGGCGCGTATCAGCACCTGCAGCAGGGCGACCTGAAGGTGCTGGTGCCGGTCGGGTTCGGGGTCATCTCCGTGCTGGGCTTCATTGCAAACGCCACCGCGGTGGGAGTGCTGGTGGGCAACGCGCGCAAAAGCAAGCTGTCCCTGATCAACGCGCTCATCCTCAACCTCCTGATGGCTGACGGGCTGCTGCTGGCTTTCGCCGTCCCGTTTAAAGCCACAGCGTACTCCTCCCGGCAAGGCTGGACTCTGGGTTTAGTCGTGTGCAAAACGTGCGACTGGTTCGTGCATTCGTGCATGGCTGCAAAGAGCCTCACAGTGGCCATCATGGCAAAGGCATGCTACAGGTACGTGTGCAACCCGACCAAGCAAGTCGCGATTCGATTGAAGACCATCATGGTGGTGCTGCTCTTCACATGGCTCTTGGCTTGCATCCTCCCACTGCCCCATTGGCTCTTCATGTCGCTGCAAAAGGAGGACGGAGGAGTTCTGTGCATGCTCGAGGTGCCACCAGAAGCCCGTGACTTCATGTCCTTTTACGTCAAGGCGTACCCTCTGGTGTCCTTTTGCGCACCGCTGAGCTTTGCGCTGCTTTACTTCTGGCGCGCACATGGTCGCTGCCAACGTCGCTGCAGCAAGACACAGAACCTGCGAGCACAGATCCGGTCACGCAAGCTCACCCTGATGCTGTTCGGGCTGACCATGGCCATGGCCACTATGTGGTTGCCGCACTGGGTGGCATGGGTGTGGATGAGGCACGCGGCAGACACTGACGGCCCTGTGCCTCCTGTGCTCTTTGCCGTGGCTGCACAGTTCTTCATGTTCGCCATCTCGCTCGTCAACCCGCTCATAGTGCTCGCGCTGTCCGAGGAGTTCCGCGAGGGCTATAAGGGCCTGTGGCGGCGTCTCACGCTGCGCAAACACGCTCCCAAGCAGCAACCTAAACCCGGGCCGCACATGCCCACTGCACCCAGGTCACCCACCCCGCGACCTGAGGCTTCCGCCCACATTCCCCCAACGAATCCCGATGAATCCCGGCCAgacaagcagcagcagcagctggaAGAAAGTCCCGGTAATACAGATGGCATGGTGCTGCCTGATGTGGAGCAGTTCTGGCACGAGCGCGAAAGTGGCTCCATGTCTCAGGAGAATGACCCCATACCCTGGGAGCATCAGGACCCCAAAGAGGCCAAGCAGTAG